In Candidatus Nealsonbacteria bacterium, the sequence TCGTTCCTCTCCAGCATCCAACCCAGGATGACACCAGTATTGTAACCCAATATGAAATGCATGCGGTGGAAGATTTGGGTCTCTTAAAAATGGACTTTTTGGGATTGAAAAATCTAACAATTATTGAAGACACATTAACCAGAATTTATGCAGTTAGAAAGAAAAAAATTGATATTGAAAACATTCCTCTTACAGACAGGGCAACCTATCGATTATTACAAAAAGGGCAAACTATAGGCGTTTTTCAATTAGAGTCAGGGGGTTTTCAAAGATACTTAAGGCAACTAAAACCTTCAGAATTTGAAGATATCATTGTTATGTTAGCTCTTTATCGGCCGGGTCCAATGTCGCTTATTCCTGAATATATTGCCAGGAAAAAAGGAAAAAAAGAAGTTGAATACTTACATCCTAAATTAAAAGATATTTTAAAAAAGACTTACGGTTTATTAGTATTTCAAGAACAGTTGATGTTAATTGCTCAAAAATTAGCCGGTTTTACCCTCTCTGAAGCTGATATCTTAAGAAAAGCAGTAGGAAAGAAAATTAAATCATTACTTGTCGCTCAAAAAGAAAAACTATTAGAGGGAATGAAGAAGAATGGGATAGAGTCAACAATTGCCCAGAAGCTCTGGCAGTGGATTCTGCCTTTTGCACGCTATGGATTCAATCGAGCACATTCAACGGCCTATGCTACCATTGCTTACCAAACAGCTTTTTTAAAGGCACATTTTCCTGTTGAGTTTATGGCAGCTCTCTTAACTTCGGAAAAAGCTGACGTTGAAAGAATTGGCTATTTAATTCAAGAATGCAAAAAAATGGGTATTAGCATTCTCCCTCCTGATATTAATGAGAGCTGGAGAAACTTTACGGTAATTCCTCATAAAAAACAAATCCGTTTTGGTCTATTCGCAATTAAAAATGTTGGCGAAAAGGTTGTAGAAACCATAATTCAGGAAAGAAAAAAGAATGGTTCCTTTACATCGATTAACGACTTTGTTCCAAGAATAAGTTCAAGGGATTTAAATAAAAAATCATTAGAGAGTCTTATTAAGGCAGGGGTTTTTGATAGATTGGCTGAGAGAAATCTCCTGTTATTTAATTTAGAAAAGATTTTAGGACGCAATCGCGAGAATCAGAAAATATTAGCTACGGGTCAAAAAGGGCTTTTTGATGGAATGAAGTTTAATAATAAGATTCATTTAGAACCGATTGAACCGGCAACAAAACAAAAAAAGTTAGCCTGGGAAAAAGAACTCTTGGGGCTTTTTGTAAGCTCGCATCCTCTGGAAGATTTTAAAGATATTTTAGAAAAGAAAACAACTAAAATTTCTGATTTAAACTCAGGTTCTTCAAGTTATTTTATTAAAAATCGTTCTATTCGAATTGGAGGGATTATTTCAAAAATCAAAAAAATCATTACCAAAACAGGAAGACCAATGCTCTTCATGAATGTGGAGGACTTATCAGATAAAATTGAAGTTGTTGTTTTTCCGACAATGGTGGAAAGAAATCCTACTGCTTTTAAAGAAAACAAAATTGTTTTTATCTTAGGAAGGGTTGATAATAGACAGGATTCTCTCAAATTAATTTGTGAAAGCATTGAAGAAATTGTGGAAGCATAATTATAAACAATCTTGACAAAAAATTATTACCCCTTTAACATAAAAATTAGGAAAATGAATTTAAGAATCCTAACAACTACTACTACCACTACCTCTTTGTAAAGAGGCTAGATTAGTATTTTAAGATTTTTATTAAACTAACTAGTCTCTTGGAAAAAGAGGTTTTGTTTTTTATTAAAAGTCGCTTTATAATAAATTAAATAAGATAAGAACCAATAAAACTATGGCAAAAATTGAAACAATTCGTCATTCATTAGCGCACATAATGGCAACAGCTGTCCAAGAATTATTCCCTGGAGTAAAATTCGGCATAGGGCCTGTTATTGAAAATGGGTTTTATTATGATTTTAGCTTCCCTAAAGGAGCTTTGAATACAGATGATTTACCGAAAATTGAAAACAAGATGAAAGAAATCATTAAGAAGAAAATCTCTTTTAGAAAAATGAAGTTATCAAAACAAGAAATTAATAAGATATTCAAGAATCAACCTTATAAACTGGAGTTAATGAATGAATTACCAAAAGGAAAGGCAACTTTTTATGAAAGCGGAGATTTTACTGATTTATGCAAAGGTCCCCATGTCAGAACAATAAAAGAAATAAATCCTGATGCCTTTAAATTAACAAAGACAGCCGGTGCTTATTGGAGAGGAAATGAAAAAAGACCAATGTTAACTAGGATTTACGGAGTGGGTTTTAAGACAAAAAAAGAATTAGATAATTACCTTTTTAACCTAAGAGAAGTTGAGAAAAGAGACCACCGTCTTTTAGGTCAAAAATTAGAACTGTTTTCTTTTGATGAAGATGTAGGAGCCGGATTACCTATATGGCATCCAAAAGGAGCTATTTTGCTAAAGATTATCAAGGATTATCTCTATCAAGAATTGACTTCTGCAGGATATCAATGGATAATCAGCCCCCATATTGGCAAAATAGACCTCTGGAAAAAATCAGGTCATTGGGATTTTTATAGAGAAAATATGTATTCTCCAATAAAAGTTGAAAAAGAACAGTATATATTAAAACCAGTGAACTGTCCTTTTCATATAAAAGTTTATCAATCCAAGATAAGAAGTTATAAAAACCTGCCGATTAAATATGCGGAATTCGGTACTGTTTACCGTTATGAGAAATCAGGAGTTCTGCATGGTTTGATGAGAGTAAGAGGCTTTACCCAAGATGATGCCCATATCTGGTGCACCTCAGAACAATTATTTGACGAAACCGCAAAGCTATTAGAGCACAGCCTGAAGATCTTTCGAACCTTTGGCTTCAAAGAATTTGACATTTACCTCTCTACCAGGCCTAAAAAATATGTAGGTACAGAAAAAGGATGGAGAAAAGCGACAAAGGCCTTAAAATATGTCCTTGAAAAAGAAAAGCTGAAATATTGTCTTGATAAAGGCGAAGGAGTATTTTACGGTCCAAAGATTGACATTAAAGTAAAAGATTCTTTGGGAAGGCCCTGGCAGTGCACAACAATTCAGGTAGATTTCAACCTAACTGAAAGATTCAATATAACTTATATTAATAAAAAAGGAAGAAAGCAAAGACCCTATATAATTCATAGAGCTTTACTCGGTTCTCTGGAAAGGTTTCTGGGAGTTTTATTAGAAAATTATGCAGGCAATCTGCCTTTGTGGTTGGCTCCCGAACAAATGTGGGTAATATCGGTTGGTTCAAAAAATAAAAAATATGCCAAAGAGGTTGGAAAAAAGCTTAGGGAAAATAATTTCCGATGTGAGGTTAAAGATGAAAATGAAACCTTATCCAAAAAAATCAGAAATGGAGAGCTTCAGAAAATCCCCTATCTTTTGGTTGTGGGAGATAAAGAAATGAAAACAAGAGCAGTAAGACCAAGACATAATGGAAAAGACTTGGGTCAAATAAAATTGACAAAATTTATCAAAAAAGCGAAAATAGAAGTAGAAAAGAAAAGGTAAAACAATTTATTAACATACTTATTATTAACAATATGATAAACACAACTAAATTCTTATTATTAGGTTTAATAATCTTTGCTTTAACTGTGGGGAACGCTGTTTTCGCCCAAGAAACCTCTCTTGAAGCAATGGAAGAAGTGAACCTTGATGAAGATGTCCAGCCATCTGACCTCGAAGTTGGTGAACCAAAGGTTTTACCCGACCACCCTTTTTATTTCCTGAAAAACTGGGCAAGGAAAATTCGGTCTTTCTTTGCTTTTAATCCCAGGGTAAAAGCAGAATTAAATTCAAGATTTGCGAATGAAAGATTGATGGAATTAAAAGAGATGATACGAAAGAATAAAAATCCAGAAGCTATAAATAAAGCTGTTGAAGGTTATCAAAATGAGGTTGAAAAAACAAAAAAGTTTGCAGAAAAAATAAAAGAAAAAGCCCAAGAGAATGAAGAGGTAGGGAAATTCCTGGATAAATTTATAAGACACCAAGCTTTACACCAAAGACTACTTCAAAAATTGGAAGAGCAAGTTCCTGCCGAAGTTTTTGAAAAAATAGAACAAGCCAGAGAAAGACATCTAGAAAATTTTAAAGAAGTTATGTTAAAACTTGAAGATAAGGATAAAATTCCTGAAAGATTAGAAAAAAACTTACAGATGTTAAAAGGTAGTAAATTCAAAGAATTTAAAAATTTGGAATTAGTTAATGACTTGATGGAGAAACTCCCAGAAGATGTAAAACAAAAAATGGAAGAGAAAAAAGAACAAATATTAGAGCGATTGCGCAAAAGATTGGAAGAGCTCTCTCCAGAAGAACAAGAAAAATTCAAGGAATATCTTGATAAAATAAGCGGAGATAAATTAAAGCACTTAGATATAATAACTACTCTGGAAGGAAAAGAATTTTCTGAGAAATTAAAGAAAGTTATAAAAGAAGCAAAAGAAAGAAATGTTGAAAAAATAGAAAACAAATATTCGCTGGTAAAAAATCCTGAAGAATTAGCTGAAAACCAGATTAAACAAGCAGAAAACCTATTAGAAAAAGCTGAAAACCTAATAATTGAAAAAGATATCAATAAAGAAGAAATGCCTGCTGTCTTTAGATTGGTAGAAGAAGCTGAAGAAAAATTAGAATCTGTTGAAAAATATTTTGAAGAAGAAAACTTGGGAAGAGCTTTCGGACAAGCAACAGTCTCTACTTCCTTATCAAAAAACGCTATTAGAATTATAGAAATGAGATTAGGATTTACAGATGATGAAAATGGAAATTCTATTTGTGCCAATATTAATCTTCCGGTCTGTGGAGAAGACGGAAAGACTTATAATAATATCTGTGAAGCTAAAAAAGCAGGTGTGAAAATTGCCCATCGCGAAAGGTGCAGAGTTAAATTAAGTTGTGCTAAAGAAGGAGAAAGGGTAAACAGAAATCCTTTGTTAGGATCTGTTAATCAAGTTTGTTGCGGAGATTTAAAAGAAGTCAGAGTAAATAGAACATATAGCGTTTGCAAGAAACTAAGTTCTTCTTTTGAATGTGAAAAAGACGAAGATTGTCCCCTTCCCCGCTGTCCCGGAGTTTCCTCAACTTGTGTTAATGGTAAATGCGCAATTCCTCGTTGTTTAAAACCAACAATTTGTATTCAGGTTATTACTCCGGCTAAAAATCCTGAAACTGGAGAGTGTAAAGAATTTCCGACTCCCTGTGATGTGCCTGAAGGATGGATAAAAGTTAATGCTTGTCCAACTTCTTTAAGGCAAAGGATAGAATCCAAAATAAAACGATAAAAGATTCTTCGTGAAAAACCTAAAAAACAGCCTTGTCAAGGGCTGTTTTTTTGCTATAGAAAGCCTTGCTTGATGTATCGCTACGCGCTATAAAGAAGATATATAAAGAAGATACAGATATGAAA encodes:
- a CDS encoding DNA polymerase III subunit alpha; translated protein: MSKFTHLHVHSHYSLLDGLPKIDELLNYTKELGMDSLALTDHGAIYGAVEFFKKAKKRGIKPIIGCEMYMALQSMHQKRPNIDNVRYHLILLVKNEKGYKNLVKLLTKAHLEGFYYKPRIDEELLAQCSEGLIGASACVLGKIPQLILAKKIKEAKKTALRYQDILGKGNFYLELQHHPNLKAQKTVNQGLILISKELNIPLIATNDSHYLKPEDAEAQDLLMLINTGADPNNPERLTMKADDFSLRPPEKMIEDFKDVPQAIENTQKIAQSCNFNFVLGKTKLPHFETPNKQAPDEYIKELCLRGVKKKFGVLPKKEVLDRLNYELEMIKKMGFSSYFLIVQDFVNWAKEKRIVVGPGRGSIGGSLVAYVLGITSIDPLKYNLLFERFLNIGRNELPDIDLDFTDRRRDEVIEYVTQKYGKDKVAQIITFGTMAARAAIRDVGRALNYPYIYCDRVAKMIPFGYKLDETLAKIPEFRQLYETDEKAEKLINFAKKMEGVARHASTHACGVVISKDPLDNIVPLQHPTQDDTSIVTQYEMHAVEDLGLLKMDFLGLKNLTIIEDTLTRIYAVRKKKIDIENIPLTDRATYRLLQKGQTIGVFQLESGGFQRYLRQLKPSEFEDIIVMLALYRPGPMSLIPEYIARKKGKKEVEYLHPKLKDILKKTYGLLVFQEQLMLIAQKLAGFTLSEADILRKAVGKKIKSLLVAQKEKLLEGMKKNGIESTIAQKLWQWILPFARYGFNRAHSTAYATIAYQTAFLKAHFPVEFMAALLTSEKADVERIGYLIQECKKMGISILPPDINESWRNFTVIPHKKQIRFGLFAIKNVGEKVVETIIQERKKNGSFTSINDFVPRISSRDLNKKSLESLIKAGVFDRLAERNLLLFNLEKILGRNRENQKILATGQKGLFDGMKFNNKIHLEPIEPATKQKKLAWEKELLGLFVSSHPLEDFKDILEKKTTKISDLNSGSSSYFIKNRSIRIGGIISKIKKIITKTGRPMLFMNVEDLSDKIEVVVFPTMVERNPTAFKENKIVFILGRVDNRQDSLKLICESIEEIVEA
- a CDS encoding threonine--tRNA ligase; this translates as MAKIETIRHSLAHIMATAVQELFPGVKFGIGPVIENGFYYDFSFPKGALNTDDLPKIENKMKEIIKKKISFRKMKLSKQEINKIFKNQPYKLELMNELPKGKATFYESGDFTDLCKGPHVRTIKEINPDAFKLTKTAGAYWRGNEKRPMLTRIYGVGFKTKKELDNYLFNLREVEKRDHRLLGQKLELFSFDEDVGAGLPIWHPKGAILLKIIKDYLYQELTSAGYQWIISPHIGKIDLWKKSGHWDFYRENMYSPIKVEKEQYILKPVNCPFHIKVYQSKIRSYKNLPIKYAEFGTVYRYEKSGVLHGLMRVRGFTQDDAHIWCTSEQLFDETAKLLEHSLKIFRTFGFKEFDIYLSTRPKKYVGTEKGWRKATKALKYVLEKEKLKYCLDKGEGVFYGPKIDIKVKDSLGRPWQCTTIQVDFNLTERFNITYINKKGRKQRPYIIHRALLGSLERFLGVLLENYAGNLPLWLAPEQMWVISVGSKNKKYAKEVGKKLRENNFRCEVKDENETLSKKIRNGELQKIPYLLVVGDKEMKTRAVRPRHNGKDLGQIKLTKFIKKAKIEVEKKR